A DNA window from Gasterosteus aculeatus chromosome 16, fGasAcu3.hap1.1, whole genome shotgun sequence contains the following coding sequences:
- the etv5a gene encoding ETS translocation variant 5a isoform X3 — protein MDGFYDQQVPFMVPPSQQESRAEEPSHHRPPSDRKRKFVDTELAQDTEDLFQDLSQLQEIWIAEAQVPDDEQFVPDFQSDSLMFHGPPPAKIKRELTPSKEFSPCRQDRSPTPYGEKCLYSYSACDRKPTPGFKPLTPPSTPVSPCGPASTAGTRPLGGQAPPPRPHAANPTPGPRPVRVQQQQQPIAASAGSPEQQAHPLHSPPFAVPCAPVSQDANSFSQEHRFQRQMSEPCLPFPPAERQGRPHFLPRPPSSLPRDGRPPYHRQMSEPCVAAPPQGFKQELVDPRYTEQGVPSMGPPGPRRPAAAFHAMAIKPEPRDFCFDSEVPNCQSLFGRAGSFYQNNHDSFSFDRDAQLYFDDTCVVPERLDGKVKQEPSVYRDGPPYQRRGSLQLWQFLVTLLDDPANGHFIAWTGRGMEFKLIEPEEVARRWGIQKNRPAMNYDKLSRSLRYYYEKGIMQKVAGERYVYKFVCDPEALFSMAFPDNQRPNLKVEPDSLPGLDDDTVPLTHYEETPPYLLDAGEQCGAGLPFPDGYGY, from the exons ATGGACGGATTCTATGACCAGCAGGTGCCATTCATGGTCCCGCCCAGC cAGCAGGAGTCTCGCGCCGAGGAGCCGTCCCACCACAGGCCCCCGAGCGACCGGAAAAGGAAGTTTGTCGACACGGAACTGGCGCAGGACACGGAAg ATCTCTTCCAGGACCTCAGTCAGCTGCAGGAGATCTGGATTGCAGAAG CCCAGGTGCCCGATGACGAACAGTTTGTCCCAGATTTCCAGTCGGATAGCT TGATGTTCCATGGGCCGCCGCCAGCCAAGATCAAACGAGAGCTGACCCCCTCCAAAGAGTTTTCCCCCTGTCGCCAGGACCGGAGTCCCACGCCCTACGGGGAGAAGTGCCTTTACAGCTACAG TGCCTGTGACAGGAAGCCCACTCCCGGGTTCAAGCCATTAACACCCCCCTCGACGCCGGTCTCCCCGTGCGGCCCCGCCAGCACGGCAGGTACGCGCCCGCTGGGCGgacaggctccgcctcctcgcccCCACGCCGCCAACCCTACCCCGGGGCCGCGCCCGGTGcgcgtgcagcagcagcagcagcccattGCGGCGAGCGCGGGCTCTCCCGAACAGCAGGCGCACCCGCTCCACAGCCCCCCCTTCGCCGTGCCCTGCGCCCCCGTCAGCCAGGATGCCAACAGCTTCTCGCAGGAGCACAG GTTCCAGCGGCAGATGTCGGAGCCGTGTCTCCCTTTCCCCCCGGCGGAGAGGCAGGGGCGCCCCCACTTCCTGCCCCGGCCCCCCAGCAGCCTGCCTCGCGACGGCCGGCCGCCGTACCACCGGCAGATGTCGGAGCCGTGCGTAGCCGCGCCGCCCCAGGGCTTCAAGCAGGAGCTCGTCGACCCCCGGTACACGGAGCAAGGCGTCCCCAGCATGGGGCCCCCGGGCCCCCGCCGGCCGGCGGCGGCTTTCCACGCGATGGCCATCAAGCCGGAGCCGCGCGACTTCTGCTTCGATTCTG AAGTGCCCAACTGTCAGTCTCTGTTCGGGAGAGCGGGGAGCTTCTACCAAAACAACCACGACA GCTTCTCCTTCGACAGGGATGCTCAGCTCTACTTTGACGATACCTGTGTGGTCCCTGAAAGATTAGACG GTAAAGTGAAACAGGAGCCCTCTGTGTATCGCGACGGGCCCCCCTACCAGCGCCGCGGCTCGCTGCAGCTCTGGCAGTTCCTGGTCACGCTGCTGGACGACCCGGCCAACGGCCACTTCATCGCCTGGACCGGCCGCGGCATGGAGTTCAAACTCATCGAGCCCGAGGAG GTGGCCCGCCGCTGGGGGATCCAGAAGAACCGACCGGCCATGAACTACGACAAGCTGAGCCGCTCGCTGCGCTACTACTACGAGAAGGGCATCATGCAGAAG GTGGCGGGCGAGAGGTACGTGTACAAGTTCGTGTGCGACCCCGAGGCGCTGTTCTCCATGGCCTTCCCCGACAACCAGAGGCCCAACCTGAAGGTGGAGCCGGACAGCCTGCCGGGGCTGGACGACGACACCGTGCCCCTCACCCACTACGAGGAGACGCCCCCCTACCTGCTGGACGCCGGCGAGCAGTGCGGGGCGGGCCTGCCCTTCCCAGACGGCTACGGCTACTGA
- the etv5a gene encoding ETS translocation variant 5a isoform X4, translated as MDGFYDQQVPFMVPPSQESRAEEPSHHRPPSDRKRKFVDTELAQDTEDLFQDLSQLQEIWIAEAQVPDDEQFVPDFQSDSLMFHGPPPAKIKRELTPSKEFSPCRQDRSPTPYGEKCLYSYSACDRKPTPGFKPLTPPSTPVSPCGPASTAGTRPLGGQAPPPRPHAANPTPGPRPVRVQQQQQPIAASAGSPEQQAHPLHSPPFAVPCAPVSQDANSFSQEHRFQRQMSEPCLPFPPAERQGRPHFLPRPPSSLPRDGRPPYHRQMSEPCVAAPPQGFKQELVDPRYTEQGVPSMGPPGPRRPAAAFHAMAIKPEPRDFCFDSEVPNCQSLFGRAGSFYQNNHDSFSFDRDAQLYFDDTCVVPERLDGKVKQEPSVYRDGPPYQRRGSLQLWQFLVTLLDDPANGHFIAWTGRGMEFKLIEPEEVARRWGIQKNRPAMNYDKLSRSLRYYYEKGIMQKVAGERYVYKFVCDPEALFSMAFPDNQRPNLKVEPDSLPGLDDDTVPLTHYEETPPYLLDAGEQCGAGLPFPDGYGY; from the exons ATGGACGGATTCTATGACCAGCAGGTGCCATTCATGGTCCCGCCCAGC CAGGAGTCTCGCGCCGAGGAGCCGTCCCACCACAGGCCCCCGAGCGACCGGAAAAGGAAGTTTGTCGACACGGAACTGGCGCAGGACACGGAAg ATCTCTTCCAGGACCTCAGTCAGCTGCAGGAGATCTGGATTGCAGAAG CCCAGGTGCCCGATGACGAACAGTTTGTCCCAGATTTCCAGTCGGATAGCT TGATGTTCCATGGGCCGCCGCCAGCCAAGATCAAACGAGAGCTGACCCCCTCCAAAGAGTTTTCCCCCTGTCGCCAGGACCGGAGTCCCACGCCCTACGGGGAGAAGTGCCTTTACAGCTACAG TGCCTGTGACAGGAAGCCCACTCCCGGGTTCAAGCCATTAACACCCCCCTCGACGCCGGTCTCCCCGTGCGGCCCCGCCAGCACGGCAGGTACGCGCCCGCTGGGCGgacaggctccgcctcctcgcccCCACGCCGCCAACCCTACCCCGGGGCCGCGCCCGGTGcgcgtgcagcagcagcagcagcccattGCGGCGAGCGCGGGCTCTCCCGAACAGCAGGCGCACCCGCTCCACAGCCCCCCCTTCGCCGTGCCCTGCGCCCCCGTCAGCCAGGATGCCAACAGCTTCTCGCAGGAGCACAG GTTCCAGCGGCAGATGTCGGAGCCGTGTCTCCCTTTCCCCCCGGCGGAGAGGCAGGGGCGCCCCCACTTCCTGCCCCGGCCCCCCAGCAGCCTGCCTCGCGACGGCCGGCCGCCGTACCACCGGCAGATGTCGGAGCCGTGCGTAGCCGCGCCGCCCCAGGGCTTCAAGCAGGAGCTCGTCGACCCCCGGTACACGGAGCAAGGCGTCCCCAGCATGGGGCCCCCGGGCCCCCGCCGGCCGGCGGCGGCTTTCCACGCGATGGCCATCAAGCCGGAGCCGCGCGACTTCTGCTTCGATTCTG AAGTGCCCAACTGTCAGTCTCTGTTCGGGAGAGCGGGGAGCTTCTACCAAAACAACCACGACA GCTTCTCCTTCGACAGGGATGCTCAGCTCTACTTTGACGATACCTGTGTGGTCCCTGAAAGATTAGACG GTAAAGTGAAACAGGAGCCCTCTGTGTATCGCGACGGGCCCCCCTACCAGCGCCGCGGCTCGCTGCAGCTCTGGCAGTTCCTGGTCACGCTGCTGGACGACCCGGCCAACGGCCACTTCATCGCCTGGACCGGCCGCGGCATGGAGTTCAAACTCATCGAGCCCGAGGAG GTGGCCCGCCGCTGGGGGATCCAGAAGAACCGACCGGCCATGAACTACGACAAGCTGAGCCGCTCGCTGCGCTACTACTACGAGAAGGGCATCATGCAGAAG GTGGCGGGCGAGAGGTACGTGTACAAGTTCGTGTGCGACCCCGAGGCGCTGTTCTCCATGGCCTTCCCCGACAACCAGAGGCCCAACCTGAAGGTGGAGCCGGACAGCCTGCCGGGGCTGGACGACGACACCGTGCCCCTCACCCACTACGAGGAGACGCCCCCCTACCTGCTGGACGCCGGCGAGCAGTGCGGGGCGGGCCTGCCCTTCCCAGACGGCTACGGCTACTGA
- the etv5a gene encoding ETS translocation variant 5a isoform X1, with product MDGFYDQQVPFMVPPSQQESRAEEPSHHRPPSDRKRKFVDTELAQDTEDLFQDLSQLQEIWIAEAQVPDDEQFVPDFQSDSLMFHGPPPAKIKRELTPSKEFSPCRQDRSPTPYGEKCLYSYSACDRKPTPGFKPLTPPSTPVSPCGPASTAGTRPLGGQAPPPRPHAANPTPGPRPVRVQQQQQPIAASAGSPEQQAHPLHSPPFAVPCAPVSQDANSFSQEHRFQRQMSEPCLPFPPAERQGRPHFLPRPPSSLPRDGRPPYHRQMSEPCVAAPPQGFKQELVDPRYTEQGVPSMGPPGPRRPAAAFHAMAIKPEPRDFCFDSEVPNCQSLFGRAGSFYQNNHDSFSFDRDAQLYFDDTCVVPERLDGKVKQEPSVYRDGPPYQRRGSLQLWQFLVTLLDDPANGHFIAWTGRGMEFKLIEPEEVARRWGIQKNRPAMNYDKLSRSLRYYYEKGIMQKVKVAGERYVYKFVCDPEALFSMAFPDNQRPNLKVEPDSLPGLDDDTVPLTHYEETPPYLLDAGEQCGAGLPFPDGYGY from the exons ATGGACGGATTCTATGACCAGCAGGTGCCATTCATGGTCCCGCCCAGC cAGCAGGAGTCTCGCGCCGAGGAGCCGTCCCACCACAGGCCCCCGAGCGACCGGAAAAGGAAGTTTGTCGACACGGAACTGGCGCAGGACACGGAAg ATCTCTTCCAGGACCTCAGTCAGCTGCAGGAGATCTGGATTGCAGAAG CCCAGGTGCCCGATGACGAACAGTTTGTCCCAGATTTCCAGTCGGATAGCT TGATGTTCCATGGGCCGCCGCCAGCCAAGATCAAACGAGAGCTGACCCCCTCCAAAGAGTTTTCCCCCTGTCGCCAGGACCGGAGTCCCACGCCCTACGGGGAGAAGTGCCTTTACAGCTACAG TGCCTGTGACAGGAAGCCCACTCCCGGGTTCAAGCCATTAACACCCCCCTCGACGCCGGTCTCCCCGTGCGGCCCCGCCAGCACGGCAGGTACGCGCCCGCTGGGCGgacaggctccgcctcctcgcccCCACGCCGCCAACCCTACCCCGGGGCCGCGCCCGGTGcgcgtgcagcagcagcagcagcccattGCGGCGAGCGCGGGCTCTCCCGAACAGCAGGCGCACCCGCTCCACAGCCCCCCCTTCGCCGTGCCCTGCGCCCCCGTCAGCCAGGATGCCAACAGCTTCTCGCAGGAGCACAG GTTCCAGCGGCAGATGTCGGAGCCGTGTCTCCCTTTCCCCCCGGCGGAGAGGCAGGGGCGCCCCCACTTCCTGCCCCGGCCCCCCAGCAGCCTGCCTCGCGACGGCCGGCCGCCGTACCACCGGCAGATGTCGGAGCCGTGCGTAGCCGCGCCGCCCCAGGGCTTCAAGCAGGAGCTCGTCGACCCCCGGTACACGGAGCAAGGCGTCCCCAGCATGGGGCCCCCGGGCCCCCGCCGGCCGGCGGCGGCTTTCCACGCGATGGCCATCAAGCCGGAGCCGCGCGACTTCTGCTTCGATTCTG AAGTGCCCAACTGTCAGTCTCTGTTCGGGAGAGCGGGGAGCTTCTACCAAAACAACCACGACA GCTTCTCCTTCGACAGGGATGCTCAGCTCTACTTTGACGATACCTGTGTGGTCCCTGAAAGATTAGACG GTAAAGTGAAACAGGAGCCCTCTGTGTATCGCGACGGGCCCCCCTACCAGCGCCGCGGCTCGCTGCAGCTCTGGCAGTTCCTGGTCACGCTGCTGGACGACCCGGCCAACGGCCACTTCATCGCCTGGACCGGCCGCGGCATGGAGTTCAAACTCATCGAGCCCGAGGAG GTGGCCCGCCGCTGGGGGATCCAGAAGAACCGACCGGCCATGAACTACGACAAGCTGAGCCGCTCGCTGCGCTACTACTACGAGAAGGGCATCATGCAGAAGGTAAAG GTGGCGGGCGAGAGGTACGTGTACAAGTTCGTGTGCGACCCCGAGGCGCTGTTCTCCATGGCCTTCCCCGACAACCAGAGGCCCAACCTGAAGGTGGAGCCGGACAGCCTGCCGGGGCTGGACGACGACACCGTGCCCCTCACCCACTACGAGGAGACGCCCCCCTACCTGCTGGACGCCGGCGAGCAGTGCGGGGCGGGCCTGCCCTTCCCAGACGGCTACGGCTACTGA
- the etv5a gene encoding ETS translocation variant 5a isoform X2, producing the protein MDGFYDQQVPFMVPPSQESRAEEPSHHRPPSDRKRKFVDTELAQDTEDLFQDLSQLQEIWIAEAQVPDDEQFVPDFQSDSLMFHGPPPAKIKRELTPSKEFSPCRQDRSPTPYGEKCLYSYSACDRKPTPGFKPLTPPSTPVSPCGPASTAGTRPLGGQAPPPRPHAANPTPGPRPVRVQQQQQPIAASAGSPEQQAHPLHSPPFAVPCAPVSQDANSFSQEHRFQRQMSEPCLPFPPAERQGRPHFLPRPPSSLPRDGRPPYHRQMSEPCVAAPPQGFKQELVDPRYTEQGVPSMGPPGPRRPAAAFHAMAIKPEPRDFCFDSEVPNCQSLFGRAGSFYQNNHDSFSFDRDAQLYFDDTCVVPERLDGKVKQEPSVYRDGPPYQRRGSLQLWQFLVTLLDDPANGHFIAWTGRGMEFKLIEPEEVARRWGIQKNRPAMNYDKLSRSLRYYYEKGIMQKVKVAGERYVYKFVCDPEALFSMAFPDNQRPNLKVEPDSLPGLDDDTVPLTHYEETPPYLLDAGEQCGAGLPFPDGYGY; encoded by the exons ATGGACGGATTCTATGACCAGCAGGTGCCATTCATGGTCCCGCCCAGC CAGGAGTCTCGCGCCGAGGAGCCGTCCCACCACAGGCCCCCGAGCGACCGGAAAAGGAAGTTTGTCGACACGGAACTGGCGCAGGACACGGAAg ATCTCTTCCAGGACCTCAGTCAGCTGCAGGAGATCTGGATTGCAGAAG CCCAGGTGCCCGATGACGAACAGTTTGTCCCAGATTTCCAGTCGGATAGCT TGATGTTCCATGGGCCGCCGCCAGCCAAGATCAAACGAGAGCTGACCCCCTCCAAAGAGTTTTCCCCCTGTCGCCAGGACCGGAGTCCCACGCCCTACGGGGAGAAGTGCCTTTACAGCTACAG TGCCTGTGACAGGAAGCCCACTCCCGGGTTCAAGCCATTAACACCCCCCTCGACGCCGGTCTCCCCGTGCGGCCCCGCCAGCACGGCAGGTACGCGCCCGCTGGGCGgacaggctccgcctcctcgcccCCACGCCGCCAACCCTACCCCGGGGCCGCGCCCGGTGcgcgtgcagcagcagcagcagcccattGCGGCGAGCGCGGGCTCTCCCGAACAGCAGGCGCACCCGCTCCACAGCCCCCCCTTCGCCGTGCCCTGCGCCCCCGTCAGCCAGGATGCCAACAGCTTCTCGCAGGAGCACAG GTTCCAGCGGCAGATGTCGGAGCCGTGTCTCCCTTTCCCCCCGGCGGAGAGGCAGGGGCGCCCCCACTTCCTGCCCCGGCCCCCCAGCAGCCTGCCTCGCGACGGCCGGCCGCCGTACCACCGGCAGATGTCGGAGCCGTGCGTAGCCGCGCCGCCCCAGGGCTTCAAGCAGGAGCTCGTCGACCCCCGGTACACGGAGCAAGGCGTCCCCAGCATGGGGCCCCCGGGCCCCCGCCGGCCGGCGGCGGCTTTCCACGCGATGGCCATCAAGCCGGAGCCGCGCGACTTCTGCTTCGATTCTG AAGTGCCCAACTGTCAGTCTCTGTTCGGGAGAGCGGGGAGCTTCTACCAAAACAACCACGACA GCTTCTCCTTCGACAGGGATGCTCAGCTCTACTTTGACGATACCTGTGTGGTCCCTGAAAGATTAGACG GTAAAGTGAAACAGGAGCCCTCTGTGTATCGCGACGGGCCCCCCTACCAGCGCCGCGGCTCGCTGCAGCTCTGGCAGTTCCTGGTCACGCTGCTGGACGACCCGGCCAACGGCCACTTCATCGCCTGGACCGGCCGCGGCATGGAGTTCAAACTCATCGAGCCCGAGGAG GTGGCCCGCCGCTGGGGGATCCAGAAGAACCGACCGGCCATGAACTACGACAAGCTGAGCCGCTCGCTGCGCTACTACTACGAGAAGGGCATCATGCAGAAGGTAAAG GTGGCGGGCGAGAGGTACGTGTACAAGTTCGTGTGCGACCCCGAGGCGCTGTTCTCCATGGCCTTCCCCGACAACCAGAGGCCCAACCTGAAGGTGGAGCCGGACAGCCTGCCGGGGCTGGACGACGACACCGTGCCCCTCACCCACTACGAGGAGACGCCCCCCTACCTGCTGGACGCCGGCGAGCAGTGCGGGGCGGGCCTGCCCTTCCCAGACGGCTACGGCTACTGA